A window from Micromonospora terminaliae encodes these proteins:
- a CDS encoding glycosyltransferase family 9 protein codes for MILVLRALGVGDLATGVPALRALRAAYPGRELALVAPRWLAPLVDLVGGVDRQVFADGLGRLGWSGPPPAVAVNLHGRGPQSHRMLAEVRPGRLLAFANARAGWHEGPPWRAGEHEVNRWCRMLGWYGIPADRTDLALRRPGSAGLPTGVTIVHPGAKAARRRWPPERFAAVARELAGRGHRVVVTGSPGERDLAAGVARRAGLAADAVLAGATDVGELAALVAHARLVLCGDTGIGHLATAYATPSVLLFGPVPPAEWGPPPDRPWHEALWAGPRRAGDGPAVHPALAELDVPAVLAAVDRVTTAARSVAGQRVPAQAGAPVATRR; via the coding sequence GTGATCCTCGTGCTCCGCGCGCTCGGCGTCGGCGACCTCGCGACCGGGGTGCCGGCGCTGCGCGCGCTGCGCGCCGCGTACCCCGGTCGCGAGCTGGCGCTGGTCGCGCCGCGCTGGCTGGCCCCGCTGGTCGACCTGGTCGGGGGCGTGGACCGGCAGGTCTTCGCGGACGGGCTGGGCCGCCTCGGCTGGTCCGGCCCGCCGCCCGCGGTGGCCGTGAACCTGCACGGCCGGGGCCCGCAGTCGCACCGGATGCTCGCGGAGGTCCGGCCGGGGCGGCTGCTCGCCTTCGCCAACGCCAGGGCCGGGTGGCACGAGGGTCCGCCGTGGCGGGCCGGGGAGCACGAGGTGAACCGGTGGTGCCGGATGCTCGGCTGGTACGGCATCCCGGCCGACCGCACCGACCTGGCGCTGCGCCGGCCCGGGTCCGCCGGGCTGCCGACCGGCGTGACGATCGTGCACCCGGGCGCCAAGGCGGCGCGGCGGCGCTGGCCGCCGGAGCGGTTCGCGGCGGTGGCCCGGGAGCTGGCCGGACGGGGCCACCGGGTGGTGGTCACCGGCAGCCCCGGTGAGCGGGACCTCGCCGCCGGGGTGGCCCGCCGGGCCGGGTTGGCGGCCGACGCCGTGCTGGCCGGCGCTACCGACGTCGGCGAGCTGGCCGCGCTGGTCGCCCACGCCCGACTGGTGCTCTGCGGAGACACCGGCATCGGTCACCTGGCCACCGCCTACGCCACCCCGTCGGTGCTGCTCTTCGGGCCGGTGCCGCCCGCGGAGTGGGGGCCGCCGCCGGACCGGCCGTGGCACGAGGCGCTCTGGGCCGGGCCGCGCCGGGCCGGGGACGGACCGGCCGTGCATCCCGCGCTGGCCGAGCTGGACGTACCGGCCGTGCTGGCGGCGGTCGACCGGGTGACCACGGCCGCCAGGTCGGTCGCCGGGCAGCGGGTCCCGGCACAGGCGGGCGCCCCCGTTGCTACCCGCCGGTAG
- a CDS encoding mycothiol transferase, with product MDANDLLTDAFGRLPDLVAGAIEGLSPEQLRQAPAAGANPVGWLVWHLTRIQDHQVSDVMGEEQLWAGGDWAGRFGLAADPDDTGYAHSPEQVARVRPEDGRVLLDYHRAVVDRTLAYLRGLRPADLDRVVDENWDPPITLGVRLVSTLDDDLQHVGQAAYVRGLIQRG from the coding sequence GTGGACGCGAACGACCTGCTGACCGATGCGTTCGGCCGGCTGCCCGACCTGGTGGCGGGAGCGATCGAGGGACTGAGCCCGGAGCAGCTGCGGCAGGCCCCGGCCGCCGGGGCGAACCCGGTGGGCTGGCTGGTCTGGCACCTCACCCGGATCCAGGATCACCAGGTCAGCGACGTCATGGGGGAGGAGCAGCTCTGGGCCGGCGGCGACTGGGCGGGCCGGTTCGGGCTGGCCGCCGACCCGGACGACACCGGATACGCGCACAGCCCCGAGCAGGTCGCCCGGGTGCGGCCGGAGGACGGCCGGGTGCTGCTCGACTACCACCGGGCGGTGGTCGACCGGACCCTGGCGTACCTGCGCGGGCTGCGTCCGGCCGACCTGGACCGGGTGGTGGACGAGAACTGGGATCCGCCGATCACCCTCGGGGTGCGGCTGGTGAGCACGCTGGACGACGACCTCCAGCACGTCGGTCAGGCCGCCTACGTGCGCGGGCTCATCCAGCGGGGCTGA
- a CDS encoding glycogen debranching N-terminal domain-containing protein translates to MKELVGVLAGNVFALSDAHGDMEVEPFAPIGLFSFDTRFLSRWVLTLDGERLNALSRDELEYFETRFVLVPGAASHYVDADVSVLRHRSIDESFNERLTVLNHSAEPAEFTLRMEIGSDFADTSEILRPGPRRPVVVADTAHRQLRICHERDRFTRETIVSSTAPVEVDQRGMTFRIRVAPNGTWHTDLNVGMIIHGAGGRDLRSSLESHRRLVHHDMREDLARWFDHAPQLSAEREALTAAYRQALTDLASLRYTPLSYIDRVPVGGMPWAMALYGRDALITCLETLPFTPELTPATLRLLALLQGGRLDDFHDEEPGKILSELRYGESAAFGEQPTAFYYGAADTTPLFVILLDEYERWSGDADLVRQLRHPARMALDWIDEYGDLCGDGYLRYQPRNTGNGVANQTWRNSPEAIVDRHAVAPPFPRATCELQGYAYDAKVRGARLAREFWGDPGYADRLEAEAAGLRERFNRDFWLPHRGYYALALTPDGEPVDALTSHLGHLLWSGIVEPARADALAAHLCGPELFSGWGVRTYATGQRPYNPVGAHLGAVWPSDNALIAAGLRRYGYDAEAAQVAAGMFAVVETLGGSVPEVIAGYPRDLTKYPVQLPVAGRPQSWASGGLLMLLATMLGLRPCGENLLVNPYVPDGYGRIELLDVPGRWGRADAYGRDRTTGPRVRIGGTGGARPGDG, encoded by the coding sequence ATGAAGGAGCTGGTGGGCGTCCTCGCCGGCAACGTTTTCGCGCTGAGCGACGCGCACGGCGACATGGAGGTCGAGCCGTTCGCGCCGATCGGCCTGTTCTCCTTCGACACCCGCTTCCTGTCCCGCTGGGTGCTCACCCTCGACGGGGAGCGGCTGAACGCCCTGTCCCGGGACGAGCTGGAATACTTCGAGACCCGCTTCGTGCTGGTCCCCGGCGCCGCCAGCCACTACGTCGACGCCGACGTCTCGGTGCTCCGGCACCGGTCCATCGACGAGAGCTTCAACGAGCGGCTCACCGTGCTCAACCACTCCGCCGAGCCCGCCGAGTTCACCCTGCGGATGGAGATCGGCAGCGACTTCGCCGACACCTCCGAGATCCTCCGGCCCGGGCCGCGCCGGCCGGTGGTCGTCGCCGACACGGCGCACCGGCAGCTGCGGATCTGCCACGAACGGGACCGGTTCACCCGGGAGACCATCGTCTCCAGCACCGCCCCGGTGGAGGTCGACCAGCGGGGCATGACGTTCCGGATCCGGGTCGCCCCGAACGGGACCTGGCACACCGACCTGAACGTCGGCATGATCATCCACGGCGCCGGAGGGCGCGACCTGCGGTCCAGCCTCGAGTCCCACCGCCGCCTCGTCCACCACGACATGCGCGAGGACCTGGCCCGCTGGTTCGACCACGCGCCGCAGCTCAGCGCCGAGCGGGAGGCGCTGACCGCGGCGTACCGGCAGGCGCTGACCGACCTGGCCTCGCTGCGGTACACGCCGCTGTCGTACATCGATCGGGTGCCGGTGGGCGGGATGCCCTGGGCCATGGCGCTGTACGGCCGGGACGCCCTCATCACCTGCCTGGAGACGCTGCCGTTCACCCCCGAGCTGACGCCGGCGACGCTGCGGCTGCTGGCCCTGCTCCAGGGCGGGCGGCTCGACGACTTCCACGACGAGGAGCCCGGGAAGATCCTCTCCGAGCTGCGGTACGGCGAGTCGGCCGCCTTCGGTGAGCAGCCCACCGCGTTCTACTACGGCGCGGCCGACACCACGCCGCTGTTCGTGATCCTGCTCGACGAGTACGAGCGCTGGTCCGGCGACGCCGACCTGGTCCGGCAACTGCGGCACCCGGCCCGGATGGCGCTGGACTGGATCGACGAGTACGGCGACCTGTGCGGCGACGGCTACCTGCGTTACCAGCCCCGCAACACGGGCAACGGGGTGGCCAACCAGACCTGGCGCAACTCGCCGGAGGCCATCGTCGACCGGCACGCCGTCGCGCCGCCGTTCCCCCGGGCGACCTGCGAGTTGCAGGGGTACGCGTACGACGCCAAGGTCCGCGGTGCCCGGCTGGCCCGGGAGTTCTGGGGCGATCCCGGCTACGCCGACCGGTTGGAGGCCGAGGCCGCGGGCCTGCGCGAGCGGTTCAACCGGGACTTCTGGCTGCCGCACCGGGGCTACTACGCGCTGGCGCTCACCCCCGACGGGGAGCCGGTGGACGCGCTGACCTCCCACCTCGGGCACCTGCTGTGGAGCGGCATCGTCGAGCCGGCGCGGGCCGACGCGCTGGCCGCGCACCTGTGCGGCCCCGAACTCTTCTCCGGCTGGGGGGTACGCACCTACGCCACCGGGCAGCGGCCGTACAACCCGGTCGGCGCCCACCTGGGCGCCGTCTGGCCGTCGGACAACGCGCTCATCGCGGCGGGCCTGCGCCGCTACGGGTACGACGCCGAGGCGGCCCAGGTCGCGGCCGGCATGTTCGCCGTGGTGGAGACCCTCGGGGGCTCGGTGCCGGAGGTGATCGCCGGCTACCCGCGCGACCTCACCAAGTATCCGGTCCAGCTGCCGGTGGCGGGCCGGCCCCAGTCGTGGGCGTCCGGAGGGCTGCTCATGCTGCTCGCCACCATGCTCGGGTTGCGCCCGTGCGGGGAGAACCTGCTGGTGAACCCGTACGTCCCGGACGGCTACGGCCGGATCGAGCTGCTCGACGTGCCGGGGCGCTGGGGGCGGGCCGACGCCTACGGCCGCGACCGCACCACCGGCCCGCGGGTCCGGATCGGCGGCACCGGCGGTGCGCGGCCTGGCGACGGGTGA
- a CDS encoding GTPase activator, whose protein sequence is MDERRDEPGGLTRDDRDPRVTREAEEAHGGSMAPGLVDDTGHPVAEPPVPENEPSALGRPGEDGTGS, encoded by the coding sequence GTGGACGAGCGGCGGGACGAGCCCGGCGGCCTGACCCGGGACGACCGGGATCCCCGGGTGACCCGGGAGGCCGAGGAGGCGCACGGCGGCAGCATGGCCCCGGGCCTGGTGGACGACACCGGGCACCCGGTGGCCGAACCGCCCGTGCCGGAGAACGAGCCGTCGGCGTTGGGCCGGCCCGGGGAGGACGGCACCGGTTCCTGA
- a CDS encoding SCP2 sterol-binding domain-containing protein: MSAAEYLTRRMAGRHPDLPENTGGTIRLDLGDGARTEHWYLTIAHQEVRVDRISEDADLVVRADREVFDRIAAGRLNAAAALLRNDLTAQGDLRLLLSLRRLFPGPADARHPRELGCAGVATR; the protein is encoded by the coding sequence ATGAGCGCGGCGGAGTACCTGACCCGGCGGATGGCCGGCCGGCACCCCGACCTGCCGGAGAACACCGGCGGCACGATCCGGCTGGACCTGGGGGACGGGGCGCGGACCGAGCACTGGTACCTGACGATCGCGCACCAGGAGGTGCGGGTGGACCGCATCTCGGAGGACGCCGACCTGGTGGTCCGCGCCGACCGGGAGGTGTTCGACCGGATCGCCGCCGGCCGGCTGAACGCGGCCGCGGCGTTGCTGCGCAACGACCTCACCGCGCAGGGCGACCTGCGGCTGCTGCTGTCGCTGCGGCGGCTCTTCCCGGGCCCGGCCGACGCCCGGCACCCCCGCGAGCTGGGCTGCGCCGGAGTGGCGACGCGATGA
- a CDS encoding DUF72 domain-containing protein, which translates to MGVIKVGTSSWADQMLVRSGWYPRSVNTPAGRLGWYAERFGLVEVDTSYYAIPAPETAAGWAAATPPGFTFDVKAFRLFTGHHTPVDALPRDLRPAGGPSRIRWRDLSAGAYDALWDRFHAALAPLAAADRLGAVLLQFPPWLARGDAARQRILSAARRCRPWPVTVELRHSSWFAEDAVVETVTFLREHGLGYVCVDMPQGHESSVPPILVATADLAVVRFHGHSTAWDSGDKQEKFRYAYGDEELRRWSVLLRELADQCAELHVLLNNCCGDQAQRDAARLAALLGVAPATTPA; encoded by the coding sequence ATGGGTGTCATCAAGGTGGGCACGTCCTCCTGGGCCGACCAGATGCTGGTCCGCTCGGGCTGGTATCCCCGTTCGGTCAACACCCCGGCCGGCCGGCTCGGCTGGTACGCGGAGCGGTTCGGTCTGGTCGAGGTGGACACCTCCTACTACGCGATCCCGGCGCCGGAGACCGCCGCGGGCTGGGCAGCCGCCACACCGCCGGGCTTCACCTTCGACGTCAAGGCGTTCCGCCTCTTCACCGGCCACCACACCCCGGTCGACGCGCTGCCCCGGGACCTGCGTCCGGCCGGCGGCCCGAGCCGGATCCGCTGGCGCGACCTGTCCGCCGGGGCGTACGACGCGCTCTGGGACCGGTTCCACGCGGCGCTGGCGCCGCTCGCGGCGGCCGACCGGCTCGGCGCCGTGCTGCTGCAGTTCCCGCCGTGGCTCGCCCGCGGTGACGCGGCCCGGCAGCGGATCCTGTCCGCGGCACGGCGGTGCCGGCCCTGGCCGGTCACCGTCGAGCTGCGGCACTCCTCCTGGTTCGCCGAGGACGCCGTGGTGGAGACCGTGACCTTCCTGCGGGAGCACGGGCTCGGGTACGTCTGTGTGGACATGCCGCAGGGACACGAATCCTCCGTGCCGCCGATCCTCGTCGCCACCGCCGACCTGGCCGTGGTCCGGTTCCACGGGCACAGCACCGCCTGGGACAGCGGCGACAAGCAGGAGAAGTTCCGGTACGCCTACGGCGACGAGGAGCTGCGGCGCTGGTCCGTGCTGCTGCGCGAACTCGCCGACCAGTGCGCCGAGCTGCACGTGCTGCTGAACAACTGCTGCGGCGACCAGGCCCAGCGGGACGCCGCCCGGCTCGCCGCGCTGCTCGGCGTCGCGCCCGCCACCACACCCGCCTGA
- a CDS encoding glycoside hydrolase family 88 protein, with protein MTGDATTDRVLAALLAMQRQSWEQGVTGHALLDLGLGELALLVADAAVTRQHPDGRLGDVSGEAGAVNGAACGEAVRHAAATDGDPRYAAALDAQLDWLVARAPRAADGTLFHLLDSRQVWADTVYMVVPLLALAGRTDLAAAQVEGHRRRLFDPRTGLYAARWDSDRGELDQPRPWGTGNGWVVAGIARALRLAPDWPAGPRAELAAHARTVLDACLAYRADDGLFPDVLDDPRSFREANTAQLLGYAALTGVADGWLPASWLGTGADLLAAAARRVDRLGRVTGVSGAPDFTGPGTSPEAQAFHLLGHAALRRARAAVSPAG; from the coding sequence ATGACCGGGGACGCCACGACCGACCGGGTGCTCGCCGCGCTGCTGGCCATGCAGCGCCAGTCGTGGGAGCAGGGGGTGACCGGGCACGCCCTGCTCGACCTCGGGCTCGGCGAGCTGGCCCTGCTGGTCGCCGACGCGGCGGTGACCCGGCAGCATCCGGACGGGCGGCTCGGCGACGTGTCCGGCGAGGCCGGCGCCGTCAACGGGGCGGCCTGCGGCGAGGCGGTCCGCCACGCGGCAGCGACCGACGGGGACCCGCGCTACGCCGCCGCCCTGGACGCGCAGCTCGACTGGCTGGTCGCCCGGGCGCCCCGGGCCGCCGACGGCACCCTGTTCCACCTCCTCGACAGCCGCCAGGTGTGGGCGGACACGGTGTACATGGTGGTGCCGCTGCTGGCGCTGGCCGGCCGGACCGACCTGGCCGCCGCGCAGGTCGAGGGGCACCGCCGCCGGTTGTTCGACCCGCGCACCGGCCTCTACGCGGCCCGCTGGGACTCCGACCGGGGTGAGCTGGACCAGCCGCGCCCCTGGGGCACCGGCAACGGCTGGGTGGTGGCCGGCATCGCCCGGGCGCTGCGCCTGGCGCCGGACTGGCCGGCCGGGCCCCGCGCCGAGCTGGCCGCGCACGCCCGCACCGTGCTGGACGCCTGCCTGGCGTACCGGGCCGACGACGGGCTCTTCCCCGACGTGCTCGACGACCCCCGCTCGTTCCGGGAGGCGAACACCGCCCAGCTTCTCGGGTACGCGGCGCTCACCGGGGTGGCCGACGGGTGGCTGCCGGCGTCGTGGCTGGGCACCGGCGCCGACCTGCTGGCGGCCGCGGCCCGGCGGGTGGACCGCCTCGGACGGGTGACCGGGGTCAGCGGGGCGCCGGACTTCACGGGGCCCGGCACCTCCCCGGAGGCGCAGGCGTTCCACCTGCTCGGGCACGCCGCGCTGCGCCGCGCCCGGGCGGCCGTCAGCCCCGCTGGATGA
- a CDS encoding Pr6Pr family membrane protein, giving the protein MTPRRRRLAIPFRLAVVLGVVAGIVLTALGPATVTGLLPYFTIQSNVAVGVFAGYAAWRAWQGRPEPPSALKGAVTLYITITGTVYHLVLANPASPFAMVQPQRDPVEWWGNQFLHTVVPLLAIADWALFDRRGRLRPRYAAWWLAFPVAYLGFALVRGLVVHRYPYPFLDVQQLGYGGVGFSALFFAVAFWLLGLLFVGVDRALGRRARGVPAEPAPAAAPQESAAGPR; this is encoded by the coding sequence GTGACCCCACGGCGTCGCCGACTGGCGATCCCCTTCCGCCTGGCCGTCGTGCTCGGCGTGGTGGCCGGCATCGTGCTCACCGCGCTCGGCCCGGCCACGGTGACCGGCCTGCTGCCGTACTTCACCATCCAGAGCAACGTGGCCGTCGGCGTCTTCGCCGGATACGCCGCCTGGCGGGCCTGGCAGGGCCGTCCCGAGCCGCCGAGCGCGCTCAAGGGCGCCGTGACCCTCTACATCACCATCACCGGCACGGTCTACCACCTGGTGCTGGCCAACCCGGCCAGCCCGTTCGCGATGGTCCAGCCGCAGCGGGACCCGGTCGAGTGGTGGGGCAACCAGTTCCTGCACACCGTGGTGCCGCTGCTGGCCATCGCCGACTGGGCGCTGTTCGACCGGCGCGGCCGGCTGCGGCCCCGGTACGCGGCGTGGTGGCTGGCGTTTCCGGTCGCGTACCTCGGTTTCGCCCTGGTGCGGGGGCTCGTCGTGCACCGCTACCCGTACCCGTTCCTCGACGTGCAGCAGCTCGGCTACGGCGGCGTGGGGTTCAGCGCGCTCTTCTTCGCCGTCGCCTTCTGGCTGCTCGGGCTCCTGTTCGTCGGTGTCGACCGGGCACTGGGCCGGCGCGCCCGTGGCGTGCCGGCGGAGCCGGCCCCGGCCGCGGCGCCGCAGGAGAGCGCGGCCGGGCCCCGCTGA
- a CDS encoding 2'-5' RNA ligase family protein, whose protein sequence is MVAALELYLDTDATRRIRVLWDALEAEGVQSMKSLLEQRHRPHVSLAVAPRLDPHRVAEALAGMVVAAPLRLEFQHAGQFVGRVLWLGPAPTPELLAHHGAVHERLARAGIGLVEHYQPGRWVPHCTLSMRVPNTLLAAAVRRCLEVLPLTATVVGAAVTDHARGISHPLA, encoded by the coding sequence GTGGTCGCGGCGCTGGAGCTGTATCTCGACACCGACGCCACCCGGCGGATCCGGGTGCTCTGGGACGCGTTGGAGGCCGAGGGCGTGCAGAGCATGAAGTCGCTGCTGGAGCAGCGGCACCGGCCGCACGTGTCGCTGGCGGTCGCGCCGCGTCTCGACCCGCACCGGGTCGCCGAGGCGCTGGCCGGGATGGTGGTGGCCGCCCCGCTGCGGCTGGAGTTCCAGCACGCCGGGCAGTTCGTGGGGCGGGTGCTCTGGCTCGGTCCGGCACCCACCCCGGAGCTCCTGGCCCACCACGGCGCGGTGCACGAGCGGCTGGCCCGGGCCGGCATCGGCCTCGTGGAGCACTACCAGCCGGGCCGCTGGGTGCCCCACTGCACGCTGTCCATGCGGGTGCCGAACACCCTGCTGGCCGCGGCGGTGCGCCGCTGCCTCGAGGTGCTGCCGCTCACCGCCACCGTGGTCGGCGCCGCCGTCACCGACCACGCCCGCGGGATCTCCCACCCGCTCGCCTGA
- a CDS encoding DinB family protein: MSVSDQVLTGERADLLATLQRHRGFLRQTVAGLDDEQAARRSTASELCLGGLIKHVASTEHRWLRFAEGGAEAMQSEPVDWAGQFRMLPGETLAGLLAEFDRVAAETDALVATLALDAAHPLPSAPWFEPGASWTVRRVLLHLIAETAQHAGHADIIRESIDGAKTMG; encoded by the coding sequence ATGAGCGTCTCCGACCAGGTCCTCACCGGCGAGCGGGCCGACCTGCTCGCCACTCTCCAGCGGCACCGCGGCTTCCTCCGGCAGACCGTGGCGGGGCTCGACGACGAACAGGCCGCCCGGCGCAGCACGGCCAGCGAGCTCTGCCTCGGCGGCCTGATCAAGCACGTGGCCTCCACCGAGCACCGGTGGCTGCGGTTCGCCGAGGGCGGCGCCGAGGCCATGCAGAGCGAGCCGGTCGACTGGGCCGGCCAGTTCCGGATGCTCCCCGGCGAGACGCTGGCCGGGCTGCTCGCCGAGTTCGACCGGGTGGCCGCCGAGACGGACGCCCTGGTCGCGACACTCGCCCTCGACGCCGCGCATCCGCTGCCGAGCGCGCCCTGGTTCGAGCCGGGCGCGAGCTGGACGGTGCGCCGCGTGCTGTTGCATCTCATCGCCGAGACGGCGCAGCACGCCGGGCACGCCGACATCATCCGGGAGTCGATCGACGGGGCGAAGACCATGGGCTGA
- a CDS encoding SDR family oxidoreductase: MSRDLNGRAVLVTGGSSGLGAAVVTAVAKAGGRPYVLDRQAPADGVPWVECDLADTRAAEAATRQLAEQAGGLDGVVTAAGMDVPGRLADVDGATWDRIVTINLLGTAAVIRAALPHLERAHGTVVTVASTLGVKAVSDATAYCAAKFGVVGFTRALAAELAGTVGVTLLIPGGMRTAFFDDRDERYKPGPDAILNDPADTAEAVLFALSQPPGCAVRELVVCAEQESSYP; this comes from the coding sequence ATGAGCAGGGATTTGAACGGGCGGGCGGTCCTCGTGACCGGCGGGTCGAGCGGCCTCGGCGCGGCGGTGGTGACCGCGGTGGCCAAGGCGGGTGGGCGGCCGTACGTGCTGGACCGGCAGGCGCCGGCCGACGGGGTGCCGTGGGTCGAGTGCGACCTGGCCGACACACGGGCCGCCGAGGCGGCCACCCGGCAGCTCGCCGAGCAGGCCGGTGGCCTCGACGGCGTGGTGACCGCCGCCGGCATGGACGTCCCCGGCCGGCTGGCCGACGTCGACGGCGCGACCTGGGACCGGATCGTGACGATCAACCTGCTCGGCACCGCCGCGGTGATCCGGGCCGCCCTGCCGCACCTGGAGCGGGCGCACGGCACGGTGGTGACCGTGGCGTCCACGCTGGGCGTCAAGGCGGTCAGCGACGCGACCGCGTACTGCGCGGCGAAGTTCGGGGTGGTCGGGTTCACCCGGGCGCTCGCCGCCGAACTGGCCGGGACGGTCGGCGTCACGCTGCTGATCCCGGGTGGGATGCGGACGGCGTTCTTCGACGACCGGGACGAGCGGTACAAGCCCGGCCCGGACGCCATCCTCAACGACCCGGCCGACACCGCCGAGGCGGTCCTGTTCGCGCTCTCCCAGCCGCCCGGCTGCGCCGTGCGCGAGCTCGTGGTCTGCGCCGAGCAGGAGTCGTCGTACCCGTGA
- a CDS encoding alpha/beta fold hydrolase: MSGEYTQEFVDVDGARIGVQSYPEPDGPPGAPVVVIWPAMGVRARYYRPFATALREAGLAVVVADLRGTGESTPAPSRTCRYGYAELATDVGAVLDALKPRLDGRTRLLLGHSLGGQVAVLHQALHDADRVDGLALVAVGIPWWRGYPGRRGWGVLPYTQGIAAVARLLGVWPGWGFGGRQARGVIRDWAYTARTGRFPVLDGVDVEAAVRRVRTPVLAVSVDDDQYTPHETMDHLCGKLTAAEVSRHRYTVAEAGAPLDHFTWVRAAAPLAARIAAFAAALPAR; this comes from the coding sequence GTGAGCGGGGAGTACACGCAGGAGTTCGTGGACGTCGACGGGGCGCGCATCGGCGTCCAGAGCTACCCGGAACCGGACGGGCCGCCCGGCGCCCCCGTGGTGGTGATCTGGCCCGCCATGGGTGTCCGCGCCCGCTACTACCGGCCGTTCGCCACGGCGCTGCGCGAGGCCGGCCTGGCCGTCGTCGTGGCCGACCTGCGCGGCACCGGCGAGAGCACGCCGGCACCCTCCCGCACCTGCCGGTACGGGTACGCCGAGCTGGCCACCGACGTCGGCGCGGTGCTCGACGCGCTCAAGCCCCGGCTGGACGGCCGGACCCGGCTGCTGCTCGGGCACTCGCTCGGCGGGCAGGTCGCGGTGCTGCACCAGGCACTGCACGACGCGGACCGGGTGGACGGGCTGGCGCTCGTCGCGGTGGGCATCCCGTGGTGGCGCGGGTATCCGGGGCGGCGCGGCTGGGGGGTGCTGCCGTACACCCAGGGCATCGCGGCGGTGGCCCGGCTGCTCGGCGTCTGGCCGGGCTGGGGCTTCGGCGGCCGGCAGGCGCGCGGGGTGATCCGGGACTGGGCGTACACGGCGCGGACCGGGCGCTTCCCGGTGCTCGACGGGGTCGACGTCGAGGCGGCCGTCCGGCGGGTCCGCACCCCGGTGCTCGCGGTCAGCGTCGACGACGACCAGTACACGCCGCACGAGACGATGGACCACCTCTGCGGCAAGCTCACCGCCGCCGAGGTGAGCCGGCACCGCTACACCGTCGCCGAGGCGGGCGCCCCGCTGGACCACTTCACCTGGGTGCGCGCCGCCGCCCCGCTGGCCGCCCGGATCGCCGCGTTCGCCGCCGCGCTGCCGGCCCGCTGA